Proteins found in one Brevibacillus brevis genomic segment:
- a CDS encoding FAD-dependent oxidoreductase: MAEKFDVIIVGAGPAGTACAYTLAKAGVNVLLMERGEYPGSKNVMGGVLYRKTMEDIIPEFYKEAPVERPIVEQRFMMLDKESAINFSYKGMEWAQEPYNNFTVLRAKFDQWFADKAVQQGALLLNETVALECIVENGKVVGVKTDRPDGDLYADVVVLADGVNSLLAKSLGFHKEFRPDEVALAVMEVLKLDRKIIEDRFNLEGDHGCTIEIFGDSTKGILGTAWLYTNKDSLNIGVGTMLSGLIKNKIKPYELLDYVKNHPMIRPYIQGCEQQEYLAHLIPEGGYRSIPKIVGNGVLVVGDAAQLVNAIHREGSNMAMASGVMAAETILAAREAGDYSEKMLDGYRINLLNSFVGQDLKKYKDATHHFEKFPQYFEQYIPMMNKAASQMFTVDGSSKWSKQKKIWSDLGSAKDKWRMARDLMNAWRVMK; encoded by the coding sequence ATGGCTGAGAAATTTGATGTAATCATTGTCGGAGCAGGTCCGGCTGGAACAGCTTGTGCTTATACACTTGCCAAAGCGGGCGTAAATGTTTTGTTGATGGAACGCGGGGAATATCCGGGTTCCAAAAACGTCATGGGAGGTGTTTTGTATCGCAAAACGATGGAAGACATCATCCCCGAATTTTACAAGGAGGCACCTGTTGAACGACCAATCGTCGAGCAGCGGTTCATGATGCTCGATAAGGAATCAGCTATCAATTTCAGTTATAAAGGCATGGAGTGGGCCCAGGAACCTTATAACAATTTCACGGTGCTGCGGGCGAAATTCGACCAATGGTTTGCAGACAAAGCCGTGCAGCAGGGAGCACTTTTACTCAATGAGACCGTCGCTCTGGAGTGCATTGTTGAAAATGGCAAAGTAGTCGGTGTGAAAACAGATCGACCGGATGGGGATCTATACGCAGATGTTGTCGTTCTGGCAGACGGAGTCAACTCCTTGCTGGCGAAATCGTTAGGTTTCCACAAAGAGTTTCGCCCAGACGAAGTAGCGCTCGCTGTCATGGAAGTACTGAAGCTGGATCGCAAAATAATTGAAGATCGCTTTAACCTCGAGGGTGATCACGGTTGTACGATTGAAATCTTCGGGGATTCGACCAAAGGGATTCTGGGGACGGCTTGGTTGTATACGAATAAGGACAGCTTGAATATTGGGGTAGGGACGATGCTGTCGGGTCTAATCAAAAACAAGATCAAGCCGTATGAGTTGTTGGACTATGTAAAGAATCACCCGATGATTCGGCCGTATATCCAAGGCTGTGAGCAGCAGGAATACTTGGCGCACCTGATTCCCGAGGGGGGATATCGTTCCATTCCCAAAATTGTCGGCAATGGTGTCCTTGTCGTAGGAGATGCTGCCCAGCTCGTCAATGCGATCCATCGAGAGGGATCGAATATGGCAATGGCATCTGGTGTCATGGCGGCGGAAACGATCCTGGCAGCAAGAGAGGCAGGGGACTATTCCGAAAAAATGCTCGACGGATACCGGATCAATCTCTTGAACAGCTTTGTGGGTCAAGATTTGAAAAAGTACAAGGACGCAACGCATCACTTTGAAAAATTCCCGCAGTATTTCGAACAATATATTCCGATGATGAACAAAGCGGCGAGTCAGATGTTCACGGTTGATGGCAGCTCGAAATGGAGCAAGCAGAAGAAAATCTGGAGCGACCTCGGCTCTGCGAAGGACAAATGGAGAATGGCGCGTGATTTGATGAATGCGTGGAGGGTGATGAAGTGA
- a CDS encoding ferredoxin family protein, translated as MQDLPKGQSIEERQYLVRFKADTESHLHVLSADVCATQCPDKLCTIFCPAEVYKWEEVRMHVGYEGCHECGSCRIGCPYENIKWVYPKGGHGIIFRLG; from the coding sequence ATGCAGGATCTACCGAAGGGCCAGTCGATCGAGGAGAGACAGTATCTCGTGCGCTTCAAAGCGGATACGGAGTCACATCTGCATGTTCTCTCCGCTGATGTTTGTGCAACGCAATGCCCTGATAAGCTCTGTACCATCTTCTGTCCTGCGGAAGTATACAAATGGGAAGAAGTAAGGATGCACGTCGGTTACGAAGGGTGTCACGAGTGCGGGAGTTGCCGCATTGGTTGCCCGTATGAAAATATCAAATGGGTGTATCCGAAGGGTGGACACGGAATCATCTTCAGACTCGGGTAA
- a CDS encoding electron transfer flavoprotein subunit beta/FixA family protein has translation MLHIVACIKQVPDTKIIKMNPKTNTMDRASAPAILNPYDAHAVEEAVRLKNRYGGVVSVVTMGPPPAVKAIRKCIEIGADAGYLVTDRAFAGADTLATSYAITKAIEKIAESQPVDLVICGKMTIDGDTGQVGPGVARRLDIPPLTCVKKVVEINKEQGYAIVHRKLEDGYEVIQSTLPCLFSVEKEINEVPYSPLPNMLRAARYNPVVWSVDDLGDIDRTQLGLKGSPTIVAKVWPPEKPKGGEMLEGSASEQIARLMEILHDKQRLFRVKEEQI, from the coding sequence ATGCTGCATATTGTCGCTTGCATTAAGCAGGTGCCGGACACCAAAATCATCAAGATGAATCCGAAGACGAATACGATGGATCGCGCCAGTGCGCCAGCCATTCTCAACCCGTATGATGCACATGCGGTGGAGGAAGCCGTTCGTTTGAAAAATCGATATGGGGGTGTGGTCTCCGTCGTCACCATGGGACCGCCGCCAGCGGTGAAGGCCATTCGGAAGTGCATCGAGATCGGGGCAGACGCAGGCTATCTGGTAACGGATCGTGCATTTGCCGGAGCAGACACATTGGCGACCAGCTATGCAATTACCAAAGCCATTGAGAAGATTGCAGAAAGCCAGCCAGTCGACCTCGTCATTTGCGGGAAGATGACCATCGACGGTGATACGGGACAAGTCGGACCGGGAGTCGCCAGACGGTTGGATATTCCGCCGCTTACGTGTGTGAAAAAAGTAGTGGAGATAAACAAAGAACAAGGTTACGCCATCGTGCATCGAAAGCTGGAGGATGGTTATGAAGTCATTCAGTCGACCTTGCCTTGTTTGTTTTCCGTGGAGAAGGAGATTAACGAGGTCCCTTATTCTCCGCTGCCCAACATGCTTCGAGCTGCCAGATATAATCCTGTTGTCTGGTCCGTCGATGACTTGGGGGATATCGATCGGACGCAGTTAGGCCTGAAGGGCTCTCCTACCATCGTTGCAAAAGTTTGGCCCCCAGAGAAACCAAAGGGTGGCGAAATGCTCGAAGGAAGCGCCAGCGAGCAAATTGCACGCTTGATGGAAATTTTGCACGATAAACAGCGACTGTTTCGGGTGAAGGAGGAGCAGATATGA
- a CDS encoding Mov34/MPN/PAD-1 family protein, producing MTRAVYDEIIRDSLEKRPNETCGLLSGRNGSAQTVWRMENTLKSPVAFAMDPKQIQHVFHKMAFRGEHLVGIYHSHPTAPPIPSPEDIAYCHYPEAAYLIVSLASPQPVLGCFRIEGSFARVYPYTVRN from the coding sequence ATGACCCGTGCTGTCTATGATGAGATCATCCGAGATTCCCTGGAGAAGAGGCCAAATGAAACGTGTGGATTGCTTTCCGGTAGAAATGGGAGTGCACAAACGGTTTGGCGAATGGAAAATACATTGAAAAGCCCCGTGGCCTTCGCCATGGACCCCAAGCAGATTCAACACGTTTTCCACAAAATGGCGTTTCGCGGGGAGCATTTGGTCGGGATCTATCACTCCCACCCTACTGCTCCTCCCATTCCGTCACCTGAAGATATTGCTTACTGTCATTACCCGGAGGCTGCGTATCTCATCGTTTCGCTCGCTTCTCCACAACCAGTTCTCGGCTGTTTTCGAATTGAGGGGTCTTTTGCTCGGGTGTATCCTTATACAGTCCGTAACTAG
- a CDS encoding glycosyltransferase family 2 protein, whose translation MPTSQMPLISIIIPVKNEGDNVRSTITSLLNTRTTYPYEVIVVDDASTDNGCHFLQGQGQNEKIKLITTEGIGAAAARNLGVNHARGNYFIFCDAHLSFENFWIDRMMELILTKKADGVAPGIASMTEPHKIGYGQNLNQKLEITWYPKPMGPAPVAILPGGCFLVTREAFVKVGGFDRGFRIWGFEDIEFSIKMWLFGYTCMVQPSVKILHLFRQVHPYTVAHEHIYYNMLRMAYSHFNEQRIEAAKKLVLYANASEIADDVLTCGAAAQRVRYAAQRKFDDNWFFQKFQIPF comes from the coding sequence ATGCCCACCTCACAAATGCCCCTGATCTCCATTATCATTCCTGTAAAAAATGAGGGGGACAATGTGCGTTCTACCATCACTTCCCTTTTGAATACAAGAACCACGTATCCGTATGAAGTGATCGTAGTTGATGATGCCTCAACTGATAACGGTTGTCACTTTTTACAAGGCCAAGGGCAAAATGAAAAAATAAAATTAATCACGACAGAAGGCATTGGTGCTGCAGCAGCACGAAATTTGGGCGTGAATCATGCCCGTGGCAACTACTTCATTTTTTGCGATGCCCATCTGTCTTTTGAAAACTTTTGGATCGATCGTATGATGGAGCTCATTCTGACAAAAAAGGCAGATGGCGTTGCTCCCGGAATCGCTTCCATGACAGAGCCACATAAAATTGGATATGGGCAAAATCTGAATCAGAAGCTCGAGATTACCTGGTATCCAAAACCAATGGGCCCTGCACCGGTTGCGATATTGCCAGGGGGATGCTTCCTGGTCACCAGAGAAGCTTTTGTGAAAGTCGGGGGCTTTGACCGTGGTTTTCGCATATGGGGATTTGAGGATATCGAGTTTTCCATTAAGATGTGGCTCTTTGGATATACGTGTATGGTACAGCCATCCGTAAAAATCTTGCATTTGTTTAGGCAAGTTCACCCTTACACAGTTGCACATGAGCACATTTATTACAATATGCTTCGAATGGCGTACAGCCATTTTAACGAGCAGCGGATTGAGGCAGCGAAAAAACTTGTACTCTACGCAAATGCGAGTGAAATTGCGGATGATGTGCTGACTTGCGGGGCGGCCGCTCAGCGTGTTCGATATGCTGCCCAAAGAAAATTCGACGACAATTGGTTCTTCCAAAAATTCCAAATTCCGTTCTAA
- a CDS encoding electron transfer flavoprotein subunit alpha/FixB family protein, which translates to MNLDDFRGIWVFLEVSDGRIAPVSLELLGAGRQMADKRDVPLAGLLIGDGVKELAHTAFPYGADQVYVYDHKIFHEYRTESYMRAVIACVQKHKPEIILYGATSTGKDLASAVATDLETGLTADTTMLDVNAETGLLEASRPAFGGNIMATILCKKHRPQMATVRPKVMKALEPDESRTGEIIEESLKLREEDIRTKVLKIVRETKEKVRLDEADVIVAGGKGLGSKEGFALIHRFAERIGATVGASRDAVEAGWIGHEHQVGQTGVTVTPKIYFAIGISGAIQHLVGMRNSGLIIAINKDPNALIFQSCHYGIVGDAFEIVPLLIEAFQKEPDKEVTYG; encoded by the coding sequence ATGAATCTGGATGATTTTCGTGGCATCTGGGTGTTTTTAGAGGTGAGTGACGGCCGTATCGCCCCTGTATCACTCGAGCTGCTGGGGGCGGGAAGACAAATGGCTGACAAGCGAGATGTGCCGCTTGCTGGTTTGTTAATCGGTGATGGAGTCAAGGAGTTGGCCCACACGGCGTTTCCCTACGGTGCGGACCAAGTGTACGTATACGATCACAAAATTTTTCATGAGTACCGGACAGAATCCTACATGCGAGCTGTCATCGCATGTGTCCAAAAGCACAAGCCGGAAATTATCTTGTACGGGGCAACCTCAACAGGAAAAGATTTGGCGAGCGCTGTTGCGACGGACTTGGAGACAGGACTGACCGCCGATACGACCATGCTCGATGTGAACGCGGAGACAGGTTTGTTGGAGGCGAGCCGTCCAGCGTTTGGTGGTAACATCATGGCGACGATTTTGTGCAAAAAACATCGACCGCAAATGGCGACGGTTCGCCCAAAAGTCATGAAAGCGCTTGAGCCAGATGAGTCACGTACAGGAGAGATCATAGAAGAAAGCTTGAAGCTGCGTGAAGAAGACATTCGCACAAAAGTACTGAAAATTGTCCGGGAGACGAAGGAAAAGGTGCGGCTGGATGAGGCGGATGTGATCGTCGCTGGCGGCAAGGGACTCGGAAGCAAGGAAGGCTTTGCGCTTATACATCGCTTCGCAGAACGAATCGGGGCAACCGTCGGGGCCAGCAGAGATGCGGTGGAAGCTGGCTGGATCGGTCATGAACATCAGGTCGGGCAGACGGGAGTGACGGTCACACCCAAAATTTACTTTGCCATCGGCATATCAGGAGCTATCCAGCATTTGGTCGGCATGCGCAACTCAGGATTGATCATTGCCATCAATAAAGATCCGAATGCACTCATCTTCCAGTCTTGCCACTACGGTATTGTCGGTGATGCGTTTGAAATTGTGCCATTGCTCATTGAAGCTTTCCAAAAGGAGCCGGACAAGGAGGTAACGTATGGCTGA